The following proteins are encoded in a genomic region of Dokdonia donghaensis DSW-1:
- a CDS encoding class I SAM-dependent methyltransferase, with the protein MSKEHQDYFATNKETWNKKVAIHAASDFYNMKGFMSGKSSLNSYELDALGDVTGKSLLHLQCHFGQDTLSWARMGALCTGVDISDEAITLSRKLNKELNLSAKFVCCNVLDTNNYVQEKFDIVFTSYGVIGWLPDLKPWAQVIADRLEVGGEFYMVEFHPIVWMFDYTKKQPEMRYGYAQEEVIYEEYEGTYAQEDAQMVSKEYGWNHGLGEVVTALAEAGLQIQYMREHDGAPYDVLPDLVKNENGLYVSKDRLYPLIFEIKAVKI; encoded by the coding sequence ATGTCAAAAGAGCATCAAGATTACTTTGCTACAAATAAAGAAACCTGGAATAAGAAAGTAGCTATCCACGCCGCAAGTGACTTTTATAATATGAAAGGATTTATGTCTGGTAAAAGTTCGCTTAACTCATATGAGCTTGATGCACTAGGTGATGTTACTGGTAAATCACTCTTGCATTTGCAGTGTCATTTTGGACAAGATACCTTGAGCTGGGCAAGGATGGGAGCCCTCTGTACGGGAGTAGATATAAGTGATGAGGCGATTACGCTTTCGCGAAAGCTAAATAAAGAACTTAATCTATCGGCAAAATTTGTGTGCTGTAATGTACTCGATACAAATAACTATGTACAAGAAAAGTTTGATATTGTATTTACAAGTTATGGAGTTATAGGCTGGCTTCCAGATTTAAAACCTTGGGCACAAGTTATCGCAGATCGCCTTGAGGTGGGAGGGGAGTTTTATATGGTAGAATTTCATCCCATAGTCTGGATGTTTGATTATACAAAAAAGCAACCTGAGATGCGTTATGGTTATGCACAAGAAGAAGTGATTTATGAGGAGTACGAGGGTACCTATGCGCAAGAAGATGCCCAGATGGTGAGTAAAGAATATGGCTGGAATCACGGTCTAGGGGAGGTCGTGACTGCCCTAGCAGAAGCTGGCTTACAGATACAATATATGCGAGAGCACGATGGCGCTCCATATGATGTGTTGCCAGATCTGGTAAAAAATGAAAACGGTCTCTACGTGAGTAAAGACCGTTTGTATCCTTTAATTTTTGAAATTAAAGCTGTAAAAATTTAA
- a CDS encoding flavin reductase family protein, translating into MMKKILHFNKVAINAMPSRYRANFINSITGFKSANLIGTISPEGTENIAVISSITHIGSNPPLLSYITRPITVARHTYSNIKETGVFTVNHIHSNIINQSHQTAAAYDSNTSEFNAVGLTAAYRDDFKAPFVKEAHIQLACEYVNEYEIKENGTILVIGAITNITIPEETLYGDGWVHLQKADGVAINGLDGYTSPQIIDRFTYAKPDKKATSILDK; encoded by the coding sequence ATGATGAAAAAGATACTACATTTTAATAAAGTAGCCATTAATGCAATGCCCTCTCGGTACAGAGCAAATTTTATTAATAGCATTACGGGTTTTAAGAGTGCAAACCTTATAGGCACCATCTCTCCAGAGGGAACAGAAAACATAGCAGTTATAAGTAGTATCACGCACATAGGGAGCAACCCGCCACTACTAAGCTATATCACAAGACCCATTACAGTAGCTAGGCATACGTATAGCAATATAAAAGAAACAGGGGTCTTTACCGTAAATCACATACATAGCAATATCATAAACCAGTCTCACCAGACGGCTGCAGCTTATGACAGTAACACATCTGAGTTTAACGCCGTGGGGCTTACAGCAGCATATCGTGATGATTTTAAAGCTCCTTTTGTAAAAGAAGCACACATACAGCTTGCTTGCGAGTACGTAAACGAGTACGAGATTAAAGAAAATGGCACCATACTCGTAATAGGTGCAATTACAAATATTACCATTCCCGAAGAGACTTTATATGGAGATGGCTGGGTGCACTTACAAAAGGCAGACGGCGTAGCTATTAATGGGCTAGATGGGTATACTTCTCCTCAAATAATAGACAGATTTACCTACGCAAAGCCAGATAAAAAAGCGACATCTATTTTAGACAAGTAG
- the kdsA gene encoding 3-deoxy-8-phosphooctulonate synthase, whose amino-acid sequence MKLSSIPKIKHTEANNFFLLCGPCAIEGEDMAMRIAEKVVTITDKLSIPYVFKGSFRKANRSRIDSFTGIGDEKALEILAKVSSVFDIPTVTDIHESSDAALAAQYVDVLQIPAFLVRQTSLVVAAAETGKVVNLKKGQFMSPEAMQHAVRKVHDSGNENAWITDRGTMFGYQDMIVDFRGIPTMRSFAPTVLDVTHSLQQPNQSSGVTGGRPDMIETIARAGIVNNVDGLFIETHFDPANAKSDGANMLDLAHLERLLSNLVAIRKTITSL is encoded by the coding sequence ATGAAACTATCAAGCATTCCTAAAATAAAACATACAGAAGCAAATAACTTTTTCTTACTCTGCGGCCCTTGTGCTATTGAGGGAGAAGATATGGCTATGCGCATTGCCGAAAAGGTGGTAACCATTACAGATAAGTTATCTATTCCTTACGTTTTTAAAGGAAGTTTTAGAAAAGCAAACCGTAGTCGCATAGACAGTTTTACGGGCATAGGTGATGAGAAGGCTCTTGAGATACTCGCAAAGGTTTCTTCGGTATTTGATATTCCTACGGTAACAGACATTCACGAAAGCTCTGATGCGGCACTCGCTGCACAGTATGTAGATGTACTTCAGATCCCTGCTTTTTTAGTTCGCCAGACATCGCTAGTCGTTGCCGCGGCCGAAACAGGCAAAGTGGTAAACCTCAAGAAAGGGCAGTTTATGTCACCAGAGGCTATGCAACACGCTGTGCGCAAGGTACACGATAGTGGTAATGAAAATGCCTGGATTACAGATAGAGGTACAATGTTTGGATACCAAGATATGATTGTAGACTTTAGAGGAATCCCTACGATGCGCTCATTTGCTCCTACCGTGCTTGACGTGACACACTCACTACAGCAACCTAACCAGTCTAGTGGTGTTACGGGAGGAAGACCAGATATGATAGAAACTATTGCCAGAGCAGGTATTGTAAATAATGTAGACGGATTATTTATAGAAACTCATTTTGACCCGGCAAATGCAAAGAGTGATGGGGCAAATATGCTTGATCTCGCTCACCTAGAGCGACTACTTTCTAACCTTGTAGCGATTAGAAAAACAATCACGAGCTTATAG
- the rpoN gene encoding RNA polymerase factor sigma-54 has protein sequence MLKQQLNFKLSQKLSPQQIQLMKLIQLPTQAFEQKIKQELEENPALDSGKEEVQDDFEEFDNTDDFDEAPEVEINVDDYLSDDEIPEYRLSANNYSADDEDKQVPYASGTSFNQYLKTQLNTMRISPEERSVAEFIIGSLDEAGYLRRPILDLMDDLAFTQNIYTTEETIEKMLSKVQDLDPAGVGARNLQECLVLQLDRKTPTKSISLAIEILEKSFDHFSKKHYKKLMAKFHITEEELKDAIHEIEHLNPRPGGSYSSNTKIVEHVVPDFTIRIVDGELELSLNGRNAPELKISRDYSNMLKGYKESKERTKAQKDAVLFIKQKLDAARWFIEAIIQRQQTLFVTMSSIMNYQKKYFLTGDERNLRPMILKDIATEIGMDVSTVSRVANSKYVDTPYGTKLIKNFFSESMTNDQGEEVSTREIKKILETVIEEEDKRKPLTDDKLAGILKEKGYPIARRTVAKYREQLELPVARLRKQI, from the coding sequence ATGTTAAAACAACAGCTCAATTTTAAACTTTCTCAAAAGCTATCTCCACAGCAAATACAGCTTATGAAGCTTATCCAGCTTCCTACGCAAGCGTTTGAGCAAAAGATAAAGCAAGAGCTAGAAGAAAACCCTGCCCTAGATAGCGGTAAAGAAGAGGTTCAAGATGACTTTGAAGAGTTTGATAACACAGATGATTTTGACGAAGCACCAGAGGTAGAAATTAATGTAGATGATTATCTCAGTGATGATGAGATACCAGAGTATCGCCTAAGCGCAAATAATTACAGTGCAGATGACGAGGATAAACAAGTACCCTATGCCTCAGGAACATCTTTTAACCAATACCTAAAAACCCAACTCAACACGATGCGTATCTCACCAGAGGAGCGTAGCGTTGCAGAGTTTATTATAGGCTCACTAGATGAAGCTGGATATTTAAGGCGTCCCATATTAGATCTTATGGATGACCTAGCATTTACCCAAAACATCTACACCACAGAAGAGACTATAGAAAAAATGCTTTCTAAAGTACAAGATCTTGATCCTGCGGGCGTAGGAGCCCGCAATCTTCAAGAGTGTCTAGTACTACAACTAGACAGAAAAACACCAACAAAGTCTATCTCACTAGCCATAGAAATACTTGAGAAGTCTTTTGACCATTTTAGCAAGAAGCATTATAAAAAGTTAATGGCTAAGTTCCATATCACAGAAGAAGAACTTAAAGACGCCATACACGAGATAGAACACCTTAACCCAAGACCAGGCGGATCTTACTCGAGCAATACAAAAATAGTAGAGCACGTAGTACCAGATTTTACCATAAGAATTGTAGACGGAGAACTTGAGCTATCACTTAATGGACGCAATGCTCCAGAACTTAAAATCTCTAGAGATTATAGCAATATGCTTAAAGGGTATAAAGAGTCTAAAGAGCGCACAAAAGCACAAAAAGATGCTGTGCTTTTTATAAAACAAAAACTTGATGCCGCAAGGTGGTTTATAGAAGCCATTATACAACGCCAGCAGACCTTATTTGTCACGATGAGCTCTATAATGAACTACCAGAAAAAATACTTTCTAACTGGTGATGAGCGCAATCTACGCCCTATGATTCTTAAAGATATAGCTACAGAGATAGGTATGGATGTCTCTACAGTATCACGTGTAGCAAACAGTAAGTATGTAGACACACCTTACGGAACAAAACTCATTAAAAACTTCTTTTCTGAAAGTATGACTAATGATCAAGGTGAAGAAGTATCTACACGCGAGATTAAAAAAATACTTGAAACGGTTATCGAAGAGGAAGATAAGCGCAAGCCACTCACAGATGACAAGCTTGCCGGCATTCTTAAAGAAAAAGGATATCCTATAGCCCGCAGAACGGTTGCCAAATATAGAGAACAGCTAGAACTCCCAGTAGCACGACTTCGAAAGCAAATTTAA
- a CDS encoding porin family protein has translation MKYLLYIFICLSTIATLAQDIDVPDTPVVDSLYREDQVYVGITFNLLGDKPSGFEQNGLSAGIQAGVIRDFPINKRRNKAIGIGIGMALDTYNQNLLIATQSGSETSTFAIVDESVENVTNRFTSYTLEMPLEYRWRTSTATKYSFWRIHVGMKLGYVLRFKSTYQDDVSDITSSDIPEINKFQYGPSFSFGYGAFNFQGYYGLNTLFNDDALLNTEKVGIQVMRLGLVFYFL, from the coding sequence TTGAAGTATCTCCTTTACATCTTTATATGTCTAAGTACAATTGCAACCCTCGCGCAAGATATTGATGTGCCAGACACTCCAGTTGTAGATTCTTTATATAGGGAAGACCAAGTGTATGTAGGTATCACCTTTAATCTGCTTGGTGATAAGCCTTCTGGTTTTGAGCAGAATGGTCTCAGTGCTGGCATACAAGCTGGTGTTATAAGAGATTTTCCGATAAATAAAAGACGTAATAAGGCTATAGGTATAGGTATTGGAATGGCCTTAGATACCTATAATCAAAATCTTCTCATCGCAACTCAATCTGGAAGCGAGACTTCTACATTTGCCATTGTAGACGAGAGTGTGGAGAATGTTACAAATAGATTTACTAGTTACACATTAGAAATGCCTCTAGAGTATAGGTGGAGAACATCTACTGCAACAAAGTATAGTTTTTGGCGTATACACGTAGGGATGAAGTTGGGCTATGTGCTTAGATTTAAATCTACCTATCAAGATGATGTGTCAGATATCACAAGTTCAGATATACCTGAAATTAATAAGTTTCAATATGGGCCTTCATTTTCTTTTGGCTATGGAGCATTTAATTTTCAAGGATATTATGGTTTAAATACCCTTTTTAATGATGATGCATTGCTCAATACAGAGAAGGTAGGTATTCAAGTGATGCGTTTAGGGTTAGTTTTTTACTTCTTATAA
- a CDS encoding ExbD/TolR family protein encodes MSKFRKGGSKELPAVNTASLPDIVFMLLFFFMVATVLRKNDVKVAQILPAADQTEKLQKDRSVYIFGGKPGEGYKQFGTEGKIQIGDKFVNINEVQPAILEEREKLRDELKDRVMVAFKVDKETNSGLVYDVKQELRQANMLKVIYITTQTEDAVTQ; translated from the coding sequence ATGTCAAAATTTAGAAAAGGCGGGTCTAAAGAGTTACCAGCGGTAAACACGGCTTCCCTACCAGATATTGTATTTATGTTATTATTCTTCTTTATGGTGGCAACAGTTTTACGTAAAAATGACGTAAAAGTGGCGCAAATTTTACCAGCGGCAGATCAAACAGAGAAGCTACAGAAGGACAGAAGTGTATACATCTTTGGAGGGAAACCTGGAGAAGGGTATAAGCAATTCGGTACAGAAGGTAAAATTCAAATAGGAGACAAATTCGTAAATATAAACGAAGTACAGCCTGCTATTCTTGAAGAACGTGAGAAGCTTAGAGATGAGCTTAAAGATAGAGTAATGGTAGCCTTTAAAGTAGATAAGGAAACTAACTCTGGTCTTGTATATGACGTAAAGCAAGAACTAAGACAAGCTAATATGTTAAAAGTGATTTACATCACTACTCAAACTGAAGACGCTGTAACTCAGTAG
- a CDS encoding ExbD/TolR family protein: MARRNAPEINAGSMADIAFLLLIFFLVTTTIEKDRGLVRALPPEQPENVEPPIIKEKNLFVVIVNKNDELLVEDKPMEMKDLQEAAIAFLDNGGVPKGQEGYCDYCQGERDPSSSDFPDKAIVTVKNDRETSYDTYITVQNELVGAYNSLRDRESQRLYGWKFTEVKKAIDEGVYKGNEESAKEKLDVIKKMYPQKLSEIDPQS; encoded by the coding sequence ATGGCTAGGAGAAATGCACCAGAAATTAATGCAGGGTCTATGGCAGACATCGCATTCTTACTACTTATCTTCTTCTTGGTAACAACTACCATTGAGAAAGATAGAGGACTTGTAAGAGCGTTACCGCCAGAGCAGCCTGAAAATGTGGAGCCTCCTATCATTAAAGAAAAGAACCTTTTTGTAGTTATCGTAAATAAAAACGATGAACTTTTGGTTGAAGATAAGCCTATGGAGATGAAAGATCTTCAAGAGGCAGCTATCGCCTTCTTAGATAATGGAGGTGTACCAAAAGGGCAAGAAGGGTATTGTGATTACTGTCAAGGAGAGCGTGACCCTAGTTCGTCAGACTTTCCAGACAAGGCTATTGTAACTGTAAAAAATGACCGTGAGACATCTTACGATACATATATTACAGTTCAAAATGAGCTTGTAGGAGCATACAATTCTTTACGTGATAGAGAGTCACAACGTTTATACGGTTGGAAATTCACAGAAGTAAAGAAAGCTATAGACGAAGGAGTTTATAAAGGAAACGAAGAGAGTGCAAAAGAAAAACTTGATGTTATCAAGAAAATGTACCCTCAGAAACTTTCTGAAATAGATCCTCAATCATAA
- a CDS encoding MotA/TolQ/ExbB proton channel family protein — MKKLFSIMAVAAVVVLSTFTANASNAQTTLPVQIQQIVANVDAGSSFQDDAAAEELSFTQDLKKRFIEGGPGFMGIVLLCLILGLAIAIERIIYLNLASTNTKKLQQEVEDALNSGGVEAAKEVCRNTKGPVASIYYQGLDRVDEGLDSAEKAVVAYGGVQMGQLEKNVSWVSLFIALAPMLGFMGTVIGMIQAFDRIEAAGDMNPALVAGGIKVALLTTVFGLIVAIILQIFYNYIIAKIDSIVNDMEDASITLMDMLVRYKK; from the coding sequence ATGAAAAAATTATTCTCTATCATGGCAGTTGCCGCTGTAGTAGTGTTAAGCACATTTACCGCTAACGCAAGCAACGCACAAACAACACTTCCAGTACAGATTCAACAAATAGTTGCAAATGTAGATGCTGGTTCTTCTTTTCAAGATGACGCAGCAGCAGAGGAACTTTCTTTTACACAAGATTTGAAAAAACGATTTATAGAAGGAGGTCCTGGATTTATGGGAATTGTACTTTTATGTTTAATATTAGGTCTTGCAATTGCAATTGAGCGTATTATATATTTAAACTTAGCCTCTACTAACACAAAGAAACTTCAACAAGAAGTAGAAGATGCACTTAACAGTGGTGGTGTAGAAGCAGCAAAAGAGGTATGTCGTAACACAAAAGGACCAGTAGCATCTATATACTACCAAGGTCTTGATAGAGTAGACGAAGGTCTTGACTCTGCAGAAAAAGCTGTTGTAGCTTACGGAGGTGTTCAAATGGGACAACTTGAGAAAAACGTATCTTGGGTATCATTATTTATTGCTCTTGCACCTATGCTTGGGTTTATGGGTACGGTAATCGGGATGATCCAAGCCTTCGATAGAATTGAAGCAGCTGGAGATATGAACCCTGCACTAGTTGCCGGAGGTATTAAAGTAGCACTTCTTACAACAGTATTTGGACTGATAGTGGCTATTATTCTTCAAATATTCTATAACTATATTATTGCAAAAATTGACAGTATCGTAAACGATATGGAAGATGCATCTATCACATTGATGGATATGCTTGTACGTTACAAGAAGTAA
- a CDS encoding asparaginase, which translates to MSKAKILLIYTGGTIGMIKDYETGALKAFDFDELLDKIPELRLLDCEISTASFETVIDSSNMNPAYWNQLCDFIEQGYDAYDGFVVLHGSDTMSYSASAVSFMLENLSKPVVFTGSQLPIGDLRTDAKENLITAVQVAALRKRNRPLITEVCLYFEYKLYRANRTSKISAENFEAFTSPNHPELLTSGVHLTINEDALWKPNKKQLKVHKKLVTEVLLLKIYPGISQCLVEAMLNVPCVRGVVLETFGAGNTTTEQWFIDALKATIKRGVPVVNVTQCISGSVHMGNYETSVALKKMGVINGGDITSEAAIAKMMYLLGQNLGPKVFKTVFETSLRGEMS; encoded by the coding sequence ATGAGTAAAGCAAAAATCCTTTTAATATACACTGGTGGTACCATAGGTATGATTAAAGACTATGAGACGGGAGCGCTCAAAGCCTTTGATTTCGATGAGCTACTAGATAAAATACCAGAGTTACGGTTGCTGGATTGTGAGATAAGCACCGCCTCTTTTGAGACTGTGATAGACTCGTCTAATATGAATCCTGCATACTGGAATCAATTATGTGATTTTATAGAGCAAGGTTATGATGCATATGATGGCTTTGTAGTCTTGCACGGGAGTGACACGATGAGTTATAGCGCATCTGCCGTGAGTTTTATGCTAGAGAATTTAAGTAAACCCGTGGTATTTACAGGTTCGCAGTTACCTATAGGAGACTTACGCACAGATGCAAAAGAGAATCTTATAACAGCCGTACAGGTAGCTGCCTTAAGAAAAAGGAATAGGCCACTCATAACAGAAGTGTGTTTATACTTTGAGTACAAGCTTTACAGGGCAAATCGTACCTCAAAAATTAGTGCAGAAAATTTTGAAGCCTTCACTTCGCCTAACCATCCAGAGCTTTTAACCTCAGGTGTGCATCTCACAATTAATGAAGACGCCCTCTGGAAACCAAATAAAAAGCAACTCAAAGTTCATAAAAAACTAGTAACAGAAGTCTTACTACTTAAGATATATCCAGGTATCTCACAGTGCCTTGTAGAGGCAATGCTCAATGTACCTTGTGTGCGAGGAGTGGTGTTAGAAACTTTTGGAGCTGGAAATACTACAACAGAGCAGTGGTTTATAGATGCACTTAAGGCAACTATAAAGAGGGGAGTGCCTGTAGTAAATGTGACACAATGTATCTCAGGCAGTGTTCATATGGGTAATTATGAAACCAGCGTAGCCCTTAAAAAAATGGGAGTTATTAATGGAGGCGATATCACCTCTGAAGCCGCAATAGCAAAAATGATGTACCTCTTAGGACAAAATTTAGGGCCTAAAGTTTTCAAAACAGTTTTTGAAACATCACTGCGCGGAGAGATGTCATAA
- a CDS encoding TatD family hydrolase, with amino-acid sequence MTFTDTHTHLYSESFDEDQAEMIQRAIDAGVTRFFIPAIDSAYTERMYALEKAHPDTVYLMMGLHPTHVKENYEEELAHIEAQFATRDFYAVGEIGIDLYWDKSTLVIQQDAFTRQIQLAKKYKKPIVIHCREAFDEVFEILESEKGDDLFGIFHCFTGTKEQAGKAISYNMKLGIGGVATFKNGKIDQFLAEIPLEHIVLETDAPYLSPVPYRGKRNESSYLVLVAEKLATIYQKPLDEIAAITSKNADNIFFTKHA; translated from the coding sequence ATGACTTTTACAGATACACATACCCATTTATACAGTGAGTCTTTTGACGAAGATCAAGCAGAGATGATACAGCGCGCCATAGATGCTGGCGTGACTCGTTTTTTTATACCAGCAATAGACTCGGCGTATACAGAGCGTATGTATGCGCTAGAAAAGGCACATCCAGATACCGTGTACCTTATGATGGGGTTACATCCCACACACGTAAAGGAAAACTATGAAGAAGAACTTGCTCACATAGAAGCACAGTTTGCAACACGTGACTTTTATGCGGTAGGGGAGATAGGGATTGATTTGTACTGGGATAAGTCTACTCTTGTAATACAGCAAGATGCATTTACTAGACAGATCCAACTAGCAAAAAAATATAAAAAACCCATAGTGATACACTGTCGTGAGGCTTTTGACGAGGTTTTTGAAATATTAGAAAGTGAGAAGGGCGATGATCTTTTTGGGATTTTTCATTGTTTTACGGGTACAAAAGAACAAGCGGGAAAAGCGATAAGCTATAATATGAAGTTGGGTATAGGAGGCGTGGCGACCTTTAAAAATGGTAAGATAGATCAGTTTCTTGCAGAAATACCGCTGGAGCACATAGTGCTAGAGACAGACGCTCCTTACTTAAGTCCCGTACCATATCGCGGTAAGAGAAATGAGAGTAGTTACCTAGTGCTCGTGGCAGAAAAGCTAGCGACTATTTATCAAAAACCGCTAGACGAGATTGCTGCTATTACCAGTAAAAATGCAGATAACATTTTTTTTACAAAGCACGCATAG
- a CDS encoding retropepsin-like aspartic protease — protein sequence MPSLRQFLLSKGYCRSRLFPTVTNHLEMKAKINGIEGSFILDTGASSSCIDFSHADLFGLLQEDSEVLAAGAGATGMETKLSRNNSLKIQKWQYKKLDIVLFDMSHVNTALIAHNAAPVHGILGADVLNAGKGIIDYQYNCLYLK from the coding sequence ATGCCCTCACTACGCCAGTTCTTATTATCAAAAGGTTATTGCCGCTCACGGCTGTTTCCTACCGTAACAAATCACCTTGAGATGAAGGCAAAAATTAATGGTATAGAAGGGTCTTTTATACTAGACACTGGCGCCTCTAGTTCTTGTATAGATTTTAGCCACGCAGATCTTTTTGGCTTATTGCAAGAAGATAGTGAGGTGCTAGCCGCAGGCGCGGGAGCAACCGGTATGGAGACCAAACTATCTCGCAATAATTCTCTAAAAATCCAGAAGTGGCAGTATAAAAAACTTGATATCGTTCTCTTTGATATGTCACACGTAAACACTGCACTAATCGCTCACAATGCAGCGCCTGTACACGGTATTCTGGGTGCAGATGTTTTAAACGCAGGCAAGGGCATTATAGATTATCAATACAACTGCTTATACCTCAAGTAA
- a CDS encoding GH3 family domain-containing protein — translation MAILGSIIKGAIDLKDTLTTSSNPVEEQENVLRTMLDTAKDTSFGIYYGFSKILEEDNVSEAYKKAIPYHDYNQMNDMWWKRIKEGLENITWPGKPHYFALSSGTTGKTSKRIPVTEDMVAAIRTTSIAQVSALAHYDLPTDFFDKEVMALGSSTDLAKNDEFLEGEISGITASNIPFWFKGFYKPGEEIAKIDNWDERVKTIAENAKSWDIGALSGIPSWMELMLKEVIAYHNVDNIHDIWPNLQVFTSGGVAFQPYEKSFRQLLGRDITIIDTYLASEGFMAYQSRPETASMKLSTDAGVYFEFVPFKPEYINEDGSLSQDAPALTLNEVETGVDYVLIISTVSGAWRYLIGDTIAFTDVERAEIKITGRTKFFLNVVGSQLSVNKMEDALRDLEEKFDIKIPEFTLSAKKIDGEFYHCWYLGTTATTSETDLAKALDESLKNANKNYGVARGKSLKGVKVTTIDPNVFHEWSGANKKKGGQVKMEKVMGEEKFLDFEAFINKQ, via the coding sequence ATGGCTATTCTAGGTTCTATTATAAAAGGTGCAATTGATCTTAAAGACACACTCACCACAAGCTCAAACCCAGTTGAAGAGCAAGAGAACGTGTTACGTACAATGCTCGACACAGCAAAGGATACATCCTTTGGCATCTATTACGGCTTTTCAAAAATTCTAGAAGAAGATAATGTAAGCGAGGCTTACAAAAAAGCGATACCCTACCACGATTATAATCAAATGAATGATATGTGGTGGAAACGCATCAAGGAAGGCCTAGAAAATATCACCTGGCCTGGTAAGCCACATTATTTTGCATTATCAAGTGGGACTACAGGTAAAACTAGTAAACGCATACCTGTGACCGAAGATATGGTAGCAGCTATAAGAACGACTAGTATTGCACAAGTATCTGCGCTGGCACATTATGATTTACCTACAGACTTTTTTGACAAAGAAGTTATGGCGCTAGGAAGCTCTACAGACCTCGCCAAAAATGACGAATTTCTTGAGGGAGAAATAAGCGGCATCACAGCTAGCAATATCCCCTTCTGGTTTAAAGGTTTTTATAAACCTGGAGAAGAAATAGCAAAAATAGACAACTGGGATGAGCGTGTTAAAACCATCGCAGAAAATGCAAAGTCTTGGGATATAGGAGCCTTAAGTGGTATCCCATCTTGGATGGAGCTTATGCTCAAGGAAGTAATAGCCTACCATAATGTAGACAACATACACGACATCTGGCCTAACCTGCAGGTCTTTACCAGTGGAGGTGTAGCTTTTCAACCCTATGAGAAAAGCTTTAGACAGCTACTAGGTCGAGACATTACCATTATAGACACCTACCTAGCATCCGAAGGTTTTATGGCATACCAGAGCAGACCAGAAACAGCATCTATGAAGCTCAGCACAGATGCCGGCGTCTATTTTGAATTTGTACCATTTAAACCTGAATATATTAATGAAGATGGCTCGCTCTCACAAGATGCACCTGCGCTTACACTTAACGAAGTAGAAACAGGAGTAGACTATGTACTTATCATAAGTACTGTCTCTGGAGCGTGGAGATATCTCATAGGCGACACCATAGCATTTACAGATGTGGAGAGAGCCGAGATTAAAATCACCGGACGAACAAAATTCTTCCTTAACGTTGTAGGCTCACAACTTTCTGTAAACAAAATGGAAGATGCGCTAAGAGATTTAGAAGAAAAGTTTGACATTAAAATACCGGAGTTTACACTGAGTGCAAAAAAAATAGATGGTGAGTTTTACCACTGCTGGTATTTAGGAACAACAGCCACCACTAGCGAGACAGATCTTGCTAAGGCTCTTGATGAATCTCTTAAAAATGCCAATAAAAATTACGGTGTAGCCAGAGGCAAATCCCTAAAAGGTGTAAAGGTGACTACTATAGACCCAAATGTCTTTCACGAGTGGAGTGGCGCAAATAAGAAAAAAGGTGGCCAGGTAAAGATGGAAAAAGTAATGGGAGAAGAAAAGTTTTTGGATTTTGAAGCTTTTATAAACAAACAATAA